One Granulicella sp. 5B5 DNA window includes the following coding sequences:
- a CDS encoding SDR family oxidoreductase has translation MAANTLDSKRVIVIGGTSGFGIATARAAALAGAKVTIGSRSQANIDKALATLPRGVEGTIIDASDEASMASTFKRIGGLDHLVYTAGDALPMQIATTEDARKVFEVRFWGAYTAAKAAFPFIHPGGSITLTNGIVGARPWKGWAAVGAGAGALESLTRGLALEMAPIRVNAVCAGVIRTALWDNMSEADRQAFYDQQAKALPVGRIGEGEDVAQTYLYLMQSGFTTGQMVVIDGGALIA, from the coding sequence ATGGCAGCAAACACATTGGATTCCAAGCGCGTCATCGTCATCGGAGGCACCTCAGGCTTCGGCATTGCGACGGCACGTGCCGCAGCGTTAGCAGGCGCAAAGGTCACCATTGGCTCACGCAGCCAGGCCAACATCGACAAGGCCCTCGCCACTCTGCCCAGGGGCGTCGAAGGCACCATCATCGACGCCTCCGACGAAGCCAGCATGGCCAGCACCTTCAAGCGCATCGGCGGCCTCGACCACCTCGTCTACACCGCCGGCGACGCTCTGCCCATGCAGATCGCCACCACCGAAGACGCGCGCAAGGTCTTCGAGGTCCGCTTCTGGGGCGCATACACCGCAGCCAAAGCCGCGTTCCCCTTCATTCATCCCGGCGGCTCGATCACACTCACCAACGGCATCGTCGGCGCCAGGCCGTGGAAGGGCTGGGCAGCCGTCGGAGCCGGTGCTGGCGCGCTCGAATCCCTCACCCGCGGCCTTGCGTTGGAGATGGCGCCCATCCGCGTCAACGCCGTCTGCGCCGGAGTCATCCGCACCGCGCTCTGGGACAACATGTCCGAAGCCGACCGCCAGGCCTTCTACGACCAGCAGGCCAAGGCGCTCCCCGTCGGCCGCATCGGCGAAGGCGAGGATGTCGCGCAGACCTATCTCTACCTCATGCAATCCGGCTTCACCACCGGACAGATGGTCGTCATCGACGGCGGCGCGCTGATCGCTTAG
- the rbsK gene encoding ribokinase gives MAKTIVVLGSFVADVAFRMGRLPAWGETVLGSGLALGPGGKGSNQAVAAARALQGSGARVRIASRVGDDAFGQIAHATWEAAGVEASLVDVGGVPTGSAAILIDEVSGNNAIVVVPGACYTLTPEDVDRMAEAIRGAKVLLVQLELPLATVQRGLEIARAAGVTTILNPAPAVPLSEEMLSLVDYLTPNESEAALLTGLPVETVEQAEVCARALLERGPKVVILTLGERGAIACARGGEPVFVPAFHAGPVVETTGAGDAFCGGFAAALLEGKALSEAVRFGCATAGISVTRAGTAPSMPQRAEIEALLRG, from the coding sequence ATGGCGAAGACGATAGTGGTGTTGGGAAGTTTTGTGGCGGATGTTGCGTTTCGGATGGGACGTTTGCCGGCGTGGGGTGAGACGGTGCTGGGCAGCGGGTTGGCGCTGGGGCCGGGTGGCAAGGGGTCGAACCAGGCGGTGGCTGCGGCGAGGGCGCTGCAGGGGAGCGGTGCGCGGGTGAGGATAGCATCGCGAGTGGGAGACGACGCATTTGGGCAGATCGCACATGCGACATGGGAGGCTGCCGGCGTAGAGGCTTCGCTGGTGGATGTGGGTGGTGTGCCAACGGGGTCGGCGGCGATTCTGATTGATGAGGTGAGTGGGAACAATGCGATTGTGGTGGTGCCGGGTGCGTGCTATACGCTGACGCCGGAGGATGTGGACCGCATGGCTGAGGCGATTCGCGGGGCGAAGGTGCTGCTGGTGCAGCTGGAGCTTCCGCTGGCGACGGTGCAGCGTGGGTTGGAGATTGCGCGCGCTGCGGGCGTGACGACGATTCTGAACCCTGCGCCTGCGGTGCCGCTGAGTGAAGAGATGCTGTCGCTAGTGGATTACCTGACCCCGAATGAGAGCGAGGCTGCCCTGTTGACGGGGTTGCCGGTGGAGACTGTGGAACAGGCTGAGGTGTGTGCTCGTGCGTTGCTGGAGCGTGGGCCGAAGGTGGTGATCCTGACGCTGGGTGAGCGTGGCGCGATAGCTTGTGCGCGCGGAGGGGAGCCGGTGTTTGTGCCGGCGTTCCATGCCGGGCCGGTGGTGGAGACGACGGGTGCGGGTGATGCGTTCTGTGGCGGCTTTGCTGCGGCTTTGCTGGAAGGCAAGGCGCTGAGTGAAGCTGTGCGGTTTGGGTGTGCGACTGCGGGGATTTCCGTGACACGCGCGGGGACGGCACCCTCCATGCCGCAGCGCGCCGAGATTGAGGCGCTGCTGCGTGGGTAA
- a CDS encoding DUF3050 domain-containing protein, which yields MNAIATPTTIDALESRIAPLRSRLTSHPLYASIRTPQHLRFFMQSHVFAVWDFMSILKALQSALTCVTVPWLPSAFPESRRFINEIVLGEESDQFEGRAISHFELYLEAMHEAGADTSPIRNLLASLTTQPGSLSVNDVALNIPAIPIAARAFMSSTFHVIRSGNLAAMAAAFTFGREDVIPDMFRHLVRDLNTQHSGAFAKYIWYLERHIEVDGEDHGPLSLRMVADLCGSNEALWETAATAAESAIAARIALWDGILSQLN from the coding sequence GTGAACGCAATCGCAACACCCACCACCATCGACGCCCTCGAGTCCCGCATCGCCCCGCTGCGCAGCCGCCTCACCAGCCATCCGCTCTACGCCAGCATCCGCACGCCGCAGCACCTGCGCTTCTTCATGCAGTCGCACGTCTTCGCTGTATGGGACTTCATGTCCATCCTCAAGGCTCTACAGTCCGCACTCACCTGCGTCACCGTGCCCTGGCTGCCATCGGCCTTCCCTGAAAGCCGCCGCTTCATCAACGAGATCGTACTCGGCGAAGAGAGCGACCAGTTCGAAGGCCGCGCCATCAGCCACTTCGAACTCTACCTCGAAGCCATGCACGAAGCCGGCGCCGACACCTCTCCCATCCGCAATCTACTCGCCTCACTCACCACCCAACCTGGCTCGCTCTCCGTCAACGACGTCGCGCTCAACATCCCCGCAATCCCCATCGCCGCCCGCGCCTTCATGAGCTCCACCTTCCACGTCATCCGCTCCGGCAACCTCGCCGCCATGGCCGCGGCCTTCACCTTCGGTCGCGAAGACGTCATCCCCGACATGTTCCGCCACCTCGTCCGCGACCTCAACACCCAGCACTCCGGCGCCTTCGCCAAGTACATCTGGTACCTCGAGCGCCACATCGAAGTCGACGGCGAAGACCACGGCCCACTCTCTCTCCGCATGGTCGCCGACCTCTGCGGCAGCAACGAGGCTCTCTGGGAAACAGCCGCGACCGCAGCCGAATCCGCCATCGCCGCCCGCATCGCACTCTGGGACGGCATCCTCTCCCAGCTGAACTAA
- the rplK gene encoding 50S ribosomal protein L11, with the protein MAPKKVTGYVKLQITAGKATPAPPVGPALGQAQVNIMEFCKQFNERTSKDPAVAGMTVPVVITVYADRTFSFITKTPPAPVLLLKAAGIEKGSGTPNKDKKGKVTEKQILEIAKVKMPDMNATTVEAAAKTIRGTARSMGIDVVA; encoded by the coding sequence ATGGCACCGAAGAAGGTAACAGGGTACGTCAAGCTGCAGATTACGGCGGGCAAGGCGACGCCGGCACCGCCGGTCGGTCCCGCGCTCGGTCAGGCGCAGGTCAACATCATGGAGTTCTGCAAGCAGTTCAACGAGCGCACGAGCAAGGACCCCGCCGTGGCCGGCATGACCGTTCCGGTTGTGATTACGGTCTATGCGGACCGCACGTTCAGCTTCATCACGAAGACGCCCCCGGCGCCCGTGCTGCTGCTGAAGGCCGCGGGCATCGAGAAGGGCTCGGGCACGCCGAACAAGGACAAGAAGGGCAAGGTCACCGAGAAGCAGATCCTGGAGATCGCCAAGGTGAAGATGCCGGACATGAACGCGACCACCGTTGAGGCGGCTGCGAAGACGATCCGCGGTACTGCCCGTTCGATGGGTATCGACGTCGTAGCGTAA
- the nusG gene encoding transcription termination/antitermination protein NusG codes for MADELNNENLEAEELVAESVEGEGIPLPPEDAPVEAAPVNENFKWYIIHAYSGFERKVKESLESRVRAYHLEDRVGRIEIPTEPTTEMRNGKKYTIDRVFLPGYVFVEMALDNELWHVVKNTPRVTGFLQTGDQPNALSEAEVNAMLNRSDVTKEKPKLKLKFAKGEQVRITDGPFANFNGAVDDVNEDKQTLKVMVSIFGRPTPTEVSFANVEKSEE; via the coding sequence ATGGCAGACGAGTTGAACAACGAGAATCTCGAGGCAGAAGAGCTGGTAGCAGAGTCGGTCGAGGGTGAGGGCATTCCGCTGCCCCCTGAGGACGCACCTGTGGAAGCTGCGCCGGTGAACGAGAACTTCAAGTGGTACATCATTCACGCGTACTCGGGGTTTGAGCGCAAGGTGAAGGAGTCGCTGGAGAGCCGCGTGCGGGCGTACCACCTGGAAGACCGCGTGGGCCGCATTGAGATCCCGACCGAGCCGACGACCGAGATGCGTAACGGCAAGAAGTACACGATCGACCGTGTGTTTCTGCCGGGCTATGTGTTTGTGGAGATGGCGCTCGACAACGAGCTGTGGCACGTGGTGAAGAACACACCGCGCGTGACGGGCTTTCTGCAGACGGGCGACCAGCCAAACGCACTGAGCGAGGCTGAGGTCAACGCGATGCTGAACCGCAGCGACGTGACCAAGGAAAAGCCGAAGCTCAAGCTCAAGTTTGCCAAGGGCGAGCAGGTACGGATTACCGATGGACCGTTTGCGAACTTCAACGGCGCTGTCGACGATGTGAACGAGGACAAGCAGACGCTGAAGGTGATGGTGTCTATTTTCGGAAGGCCGACGCCGACCGAGGTCTCGTTCGCGAATGTAGAGAAGTCGGAAGAGTAG
- the secE gene encoding preprotein translocase subunit SecE: MSTAIETNEPVTPVQRALGPFERLTQFVKDTRQEMHKVTTPSRTEVQSTTIVVLVTVFLFAGYFALVDFVIGNSLDKWFLHMTK; encoded by the coding sequence ATGTCAACCGCAATTGAAACCAATGAACCGGTAACACCCGTACAGCGCGCGCTGGGGCCGTTTGAACGGCTTACGCAGTTTGTGAAGGACACGCGGCAGGAGATGCACAAGGTGACGACGCCGTCGCGCACCGAGGTGCAGTCGACGACGATTGTTGTGCTGGTGACGGTGTTCCTGTTTGCCGGCTACTTTGCGCTGGTGGATTTTGTGATTGGGAACAGTCTGGATAAGTGGTTCCTGCACATGACCAAGTAG
- the rpmG gene encoding 50S ribosomal protein L33 has translation MREIVTLQCPDCKNRNYSTTKNKKTTTGRLEFKKFCNTCRKHTPHKETK, from the coding sequence ATGCGCGAGATCGTAACCCTGCAGTGCCCCGATTGCAAGAACCGGAACTACTCAACCACGAAGAACAAGAAGACGACGACCGGCCGTCTGGAGTTCAAGAAGTTCTGCAACACGTGCCGCAAGCACACGCCGCATAAGGAAACCAAGTAG
- a CDS encoding helix-turn-helix domain-containing protein, with translation MRPLFHPDVKDVPVEAILHALSDPVRVAIYAEIVAQDCSQNCSAFLHLKETPIPKSTLSQHFRILREAGLIRGERRGVEMHNTSRCTEMEQRYPGLIASIVRAHDIQLADEARRAKNSAKKRQKA, from the coding sequence ATGAGGCCGCTGTTTCATCCCGACGTGAAAGATGTGCCGGTGGAGGCGATCCTGCATGCGCTGTCGGACCCGGTGCGGGTGGCGATCTATGCGGAGATTGTGGCGCAGGACTGCTCGCAGAACTGCTCGGCGTTTCTGCATTTGAAGGAGACGCCGATTCCGAAGTCGACGCTTTCGCAACACTTCAGGATTCTGCGGGAGGCTGGGCTCATTCGAGGCGAGCGGCGGGGCGTGGAGATGCACAATACGTCGCGGTGCACGGAGATGGAGCAGCGGTATCCGGGGCTGATTGCGTCGATTGTGCGGGCGCATGATATTCAGCTGGCGGATGAGGCGAGAAGGGCGAAGAACTCAGCCAAGAAGCGGCAGAAGGCGTAG
- a CDS encoding SDR family oxidoreductase encodes MGKLDGKVAVITAATSGMALATAKLFVEEGAYVFITGRRQDKLDEAVKAIGKNVTGIQGDAANLADLDRLYATVKKEKGKIDILFASAGQGEFAKIGEVTEKHFDDTFNLNVRGTLFTVQKALPLFADGGSIIMNGSIASIKGFPAFGVYAASKAAVRSFARTWLNDLKDRKIRVNVLSPGTIDTPILDPLGAEAKANFASMVPRGTIGRPEEIATVALFLGSDDSSFINGVELFVDGGTAQI; translated from the coding sequence ATGGGTAAGCTCGACGGGAAAGTAGCAGTCATCACAGCCGCCACCTCCGGCATGGCCCTCGCCACCGCCAAACTCTTCGTAGAAGAAGGTGCCTACGTCTTCATCACCGGCCGTCGTCAGGACAAGCTCGACGAAGCCGTCAAAGCCATCGGCAAAAACGTCACCGGCATCCAGGGCGATGCCGCCAACCTCGCCGACCTCGACCGCCTCTACGCCACCGTCAAGAAGGAAAAGGGCAAGATTGACATCCTCTTCGCCAGCGCCGGCCAGGGCGAGTTCGCGAAGATCGGCGAAGTCACCGAGAAGCACTTCGACGACACCTTCAACCTCAATGTCCGCGGCACGCTCTTCACCGTGCAGAAGGCCCTGCCTCTCTTCGCCGACGGCGGCTCCATCATCATGAACGGCTCCATCGCCAGCATCAAAGGCTTCCCTGCGTTTGGCGTCTACGCTGCCAGCAAGGCCGCCGTCCGCTCGTTCGCGCGCACCTGGCTCAACGACCTCAAGGACCGCAAGATCCGCGTCAACGTCCTCAGCCCCGGCACCATCGACACTCCAATTCTCGATCCCCTCGGAGCCGAGGCAAAAGCCAACTTCGCATCGATGGTCCCGCGCGGCACCATCGGTCGTCCTGAAGAGATCGCAACCGTCGCCCTCTTCCTTGGTTCCGACGACTCCAGCTTCATCAACGGCGTCGAGCTCTTCGTCGACGGCGGCACAGCGCAGATCTAA
- the tuf gene encoding elongation factor Tu, which translates to MAKEKFDRSKPHVNVGTIGHIDHGKTTLTAAITKVLSKHNPKNSFRSFDTIDNAPEERERGITISTSHVEYETANRHYAHVDCPGHADYIKNMITGAAQMDGAILVVAATDGPMPQTKEHVLLARQVGVPYIVVFLNKCDAVEDTELIDLVEMEVRELLSKYDFPGDDVPVIRGSALGALNGEAQWEEKIDELMEAVDKNVPQPDRLVDLPFLMPIEDIFSISGRGTVVTGRIERGKIKVGEDAEIVGFRDTQKTVVTGVEMFKKQLDEGLAGDNAGLLLRGIAKEDVERGMVLAKPGSIKPHTQFKGEIYVLSKEEGGRHTPFFNGYRPQFYFRTTDVTGSAKLPEGTEMVMPGDNIALEITLHTPVAMEKGLRFAIREGGRTVGAGTITEIIK; encoded by the coding sequence ATGGCGAAGGAAAAGTTTGATCGCAGCAAGCCGCATGTGAACGTGGGAACGATTGGTCATATTGACCATGGGAAGACGACGTTGACGGCGGCGATCACGAAGGTGCTGTCCAAGCACAACCCGAAGAACAGCTTCCGTTCGTTCGATACGATCGACAACGCTCCTGAGGAGCGCGAGCGCGGTATCACGATCTCGACCTCGCACGTGGAGTATGAGACGGCGAACCGTCACTATGCGCACGTCGATTGCCCGGGCCACGCGGATTACATCAAGAACATGATCACAGGTGCGGCCCAGATGGACGGGGCGATTCTCGTCGTCGCGGCCACGGACGGCCCGATGCCGCAGACCAAGGAGCATGTGCTTCTGGCCCGCCAGGTTGGCGTGCCGTACATCGTGGTGTTCCTGAACAAGTGCGATGCGGTGGAAGATACCGAGCTGATCGACCTGGTCGAGATGGAAGTGCGCGAGCTGCTGTCGAAGTACGACTTCCCGGGCGATGACGTTCCGGTGATCCGTGGTTCGGCGCTGGGTGCACTGAACGGCGAAGCGCAGTGGGAAGAGAAGATCGACGAGCTGATGGAGGCGGTGGACAAGAACGTGCCGCAGCCGGACCGTCTTGTGGACCTGCCGTTCCTGATGCCGATCGAAGACATCTTCTCGATCTCGGGCCGCGGCACCGTGGTGACGGGCCGTATCGAGCGCGGCAAGATCAAGGTCGGCGAGGATGCCGAGATCGTCGGCTTCCGCGACACGCAGAAGACGGTTGTGACGGGCGTGGAGATGTTCAAGAAGCAGCTGGACGAAGGTCTGGCGGGCGACAACGCTGGTCTGTTGCTGCGCGGTATCGCGAAGGAAGATGTGGAGCGCGGCATGGTGCTGGCGAAGCCGGGATCGATCAAGCCGCACACGCAGTTCAAGGGCGAGATCTATGTGCTGTCGAAGGAGGAGGGCGGCCGTCATACACCGTTCTTCAACGGCTATCGCCCGCAGTTCTACTTCCGTACGACGGACGTGACCGGGTCGGCGAAGCTGCCGGAAGGTACGGAGATGGTGATGCCGGGCGACAACATCGCTCTGGAGATCACGCTGCATACCCCGGTCGCTATGGAGAAGGGTCTGCGGTTCGCTATCCGTGAGGGTGGTCGCACTGTCGGCGCTGGGACTATTACCGAGATCATCAAGTAA